In a genomic window of Punica granatum isolate Tunisia-2019 chromosome 6, ASM765513v2, whole genome shotgun sequence:
- the LOC116212053 gene encoding uncharacterized protein LOC116212053 isoform X2, which yields MDPRSPIEDQFSKLHPCLPLGTRIGIVGAGPSGISAAYALTKLGYTNITVFEKHHSAGGMCESVEIEGRIYDLGGQVLAANSAPVIFHLANEIGAELEEMDSHKLALIDSSTGAYRDNEVANDYVSVVSLTLELQDKAKDSNRIGVHAVSEFASDLTPAYLEARGFRSIPKSVQYGYTASGYGFVPDMPYAYIHEFTRTSIAGKIRRFKGGYTSLWERIGNSIPIKLLANTEVLSVRRDSSVVHIEVKSSSGGAEAEHIEYDKIIISGSFPFKNAKAYRSPTSTSKEPESKVLDMSELEKELFSKVRTIDYYTTVLKIKGFEHIPVGFYYFGEYMEDPTTIGNPVAMQRFHADTDIFLFWSYGNSANVAGPAVKELAIKAVNSMGGVVRKEILQRRFKYFPHVGPEEMKNGFYERLEYELQGLRNTYYVGGLMAFELTERNSSYAMALICKHFATTNPAPPFPYVKSLFHLRLDQDKKHPKILSESPGIEFPDLSTLNEYLKHWGTHEVSKNKMLYTWINDEGAAVAQRTYGELEANAAFIAHKLLTSQKPSIKRGDRVLLVHPPGLDFVDAFFGCLRARVIPVPVLPPDPLQRGGQALMKIENVAKVSNAVAILSTVGYHVAVRAGAVKSLITFPGKNVKNPARWPDLPWLHTDSWVKNLKIAPSHETSDLSESLPDDLCFLQFTSGSTGDAKGVMISQGGLIHNVKMMRRRYLSTSNTVLVSWLPQYHDMGLIGGLFTALVSGGSAILFSPMTFIKNPLMWLQTLSKYRATHSAGPNFALELVIRRLESDKAKTHYYDLSSLVFFMVAAEPVRQKTLKKFVKLTRPFGLSEEVMAPGYGLAENCVFVSCAFGKGKPILVDWQGRICCGYVVSNDEDVDLRIVDPDKGVEKEEGTEGEIWISSPSAGIGYWGRDELSHKTFRNELPNYMGRKYTRTGDLGRIIDGKLFITGRIKDLIIIAGRNIYSADVEKTVESTSELLRPGCCAVVGVPEDVLSTKGISVPDMSDQVGLVVIAEVRDGKPVDKDVVKQIEARVAEEHGVAVASVKLIRPRTISKTTSGKIKRFECLKQFVDGTLNVVPDPIVSKRSLTRSFTTGTCQAGRTPRPELSTSLLSPPSHTLGNNEIVEFLKGLVSDQTGIPIKNISPTESLTSYGIDSIGVVRAAQKLSDFLGVPVGAVDIFTATCIADLANFSVGLLMRSQPQQKTAAANLPEPEILSSQFATDASRFHQLGIWCFQLIALLYVSMMLILPAYLSVSGFSSLVLSLQGLTDGFPWVSYTLSLILAPFSWITCMVLTSFSIAFLGNSFLKPNYALTPEVSIWSCGFVKWWALYKAQEASSRVLAVHLRGTVFLKYWFEMLGARIGSSVLLDTVDITDPSLVSIGNGAVIAEGALIQGHQVNNGILQFQPIRIGRNSTIGPYAVIQKGSILGDDSNVPALQKVEIGKPVPRSTRMTNPQKGVIPANPQDEAVYHFIGIYSIGFLSSLSAAIVYFLYIWVFQQLPSLQHLTFICISGSLHWIPFTLVSYATIFTSLPADPAFFAIALAISYFAHGLILCLFTSILTRLLGDQENQTQSHLKIWLSHRISIACHLRFAKLLSGTEAFCIYLRLLGAKVGEHCSIRAINPVAEPWMISLGAGVHLGDFSRLIPGFYSAAGYVRNKISVEDNSVIGSQSLVLPGSTVEKDVILGALSIAPMNSVLQRGGVYIGSQNPTMIKNTMHALDERIEEMDAKYKKIVGNLAANLAATTLKVRTRYFHRIGVSGKGYLKLYDDIKGLPDHSMFGPGRKYPLIIRHSNSLSADDDARIDARGASVRILSEGSGSPLLDLTLKTGKAFYARTISDFATWLVCGLPAREEHVKRVPHIRDAVWNSLRRANSYAEMHYYSNICRLFRFKDGKEMYGKFKLRPYDETIGEDSGKVEPLGILPPETGAIPRDEDDTRPLLFLDKDFKTRVESPGGVRYIFQLQLRPIPDDESARDIALDCTKPWDEEQFPKIDIGEIGIDQNLSKEDSESLEFNPFLRCHEVDVIRAMSSSQSASIDHGRSLIYEICQHLRNGDPLPQSWRVFLEQSDVKVDLSGCPMAAALERKADNERVTLARTWYQTTWALLVQPLLQTIFPYFLLGLIIYAPLNSVLRYKSTASTNVHWLLPLFWVSSGILAALSCVIAKWVLVGKKEEGENMFIWSRGVFMDTIWQAFRTIVGDYFVDVTCGSHWYLLWMKLMGSYVELEHGAYVDSMGATLNPEMVVIEGDGCVGKEALLFGHVYDGEGGQVKFGKVVIEEGGFVGSRAVAMPGVTVESGGSLSDLSLAMKGETVRSR from the exons ATGGATCCAAGAAGTCCAATAGAAGATCAGTTCTCTAAGCTGCACCCATGCTTGCCATTGGGCACGAGGATTGGGATCGTTGGGGCTGGTCCCAGTGGGATATCAGCTGCCTATGCATTAACCAAGCTCGGGTACACGAATATCACTGTCTTTGAGAAGCACCATTCTGCTGGAGGCATGTGTGAGTCGGTCGAGATCGAAG GAAGGATCTATGATCTGGGAGGACAAGTTCTGGCTGCTAACAGTGCGCCGGTGATTTTCCACTTAGCAAATGAAATTGGAGCCGAACTAGAAGAAATGGACTCTCACAAGCTCGCTCTAATTGATAGCTCCACAGGAGCTTACAGGGACAATGAAGTTGCAAATGATTATGTGTCCGTGGTTTCACTGACATTAGAACTGCAG GATAAAGCCAAGGATTCAAATCGTATCGGTGTGCATGCTGTGAGCGAATTTGCTTCAGACTTGACCCCTGCATATCTTGAGGCCCGTGGGTTCAGATCGATCCCCAAATCAGTGCAATATGGTTACACCGCCTCCGGATACGGGTTTGTGCCGGACATGCCCTATGCATACATCCATGAGTTTACTAGGACTTCCATCGCGGGAAAAATTCGGCGCTTCAAAGGAGGATACACAAGCCTCTGGGAGAGGATCGGTAATTCAATTCCAATAAAACTTCTTGCCAACACTGAAGTACTATCAGTCAGACGGGATTCCTCGGTTGTTCACATCGAAGTAAAGAGTAGTAGTGGAGGAGCTGAAGCAGAACACATAGAGTATGATAAGATCATCATATCGGGCTCGTTTCCCTTCAAGAATGCAAAAGCTTACCGATCGCCAACCTCAACTTCCAAAG AACCTGAGAGTAAGGTATTGGATATGAGTGAGCTAGAAAAGGAGCTTTTCAGCAAAGTGCGTACGATTGATTACTACACCACTGTCCTGAAGATCAAGGGGTTCGAACACATTCCCGTGGGTTTTTACTACTTTGGAGAATACATGGAAGACCCCACAACAATTGGGAATCCGGTTGCTATGCAGAGATTCCATGCCGACACTGATATTTTCCTATTCTGGTCTTATGGAAACTCGGCGAATGTCGCAGGACCCGCTGTCAAAGAACTCGCCATCAAAGCGGTTAATTCCATGGGAGGAGTAGTCAGAAAGGAGATTCTGCAGAGGCGATTTAAGTACTTTCCTCATGTTGGACCTGAAG AGATGAAGAATGGATTTTATGAAAGACTGGAATATGAGCTTCAAGGCCTCAGAAACACATATTATGTAGGAGGCCTGATGGCATTTGAACTTACTGAGAGGAATTCATCTTACGCAATGGCTCTGATCTGCAAACACTTTGCAACTACCAATCCTGCACCTCCATTTCCCTATGTGAAG agTTTGTTCCATTTGAGACTGGATCAAGACAAGAAACATCCAAAGATCCTGAGTGAATCGCCTGGAATCGAGTTCCCCGATCTCTCTACGCTCAATGAATATCTCAAGCACTGGGGAACTCATGAGGTCTCAAAGAACAAGATGCTCTATACGTGGATCAACGACGAAGGGGCAGCGGTGGCTCAAAGGACCTATGGAGAACTAGAAGCAAATGCTGCTTTCATTGCCCATAAACTGCTGACGAGCCAAAAACCTTCCATCAAGAGAGGCGACCGGGTTTTGCTTGTCCACCCCCCGGGCTTGGACTTTGTTGATGCCTTCTTTGGGTGCTTAAGGGCCAGAGTCATTCCAGTCCCGGTCCTTCCTCCTGATCCTCTGCAGAGGGGTGGACAGGCTTTGATGAAGATCGAGAATGTTGCGAAAGTGTCTAATGCGGTCGCAATCCTGTCCACTGTGGGCTACCACGTGGCGGTTCGGGCAGGTGCAGTGAAGAGCTTGATAACCTTCCCGGGGAAAAATGTTAAGAACCCTGCTCGCTGGCCCGATCTCCCGTGGTTGCATACAGACTCTTGGGTTAAGAACTTGAAGATCGCGCCTTCCCATGAAACCTCCGATCTCTCCGAGTCTCTGCCCGATGATCTATGTTTCCTGCAGTTCACTTCAGGCTCAACAGGCGATGCTAAAGGTGTAATGATATCTCAGGGAGGACTCATTCATAATGTGAAAATGATGCGGAGGAGGTACCTCAGCACTTCAAACACGGTGCTCGTGAGCTGGCTTCCTCAGTACCATGACATGGGGCTGATTGGAGGTCTCTTCACGGCTCTCGTCAGTGGCGGTTCAGCCATCCTATTCTCACCAATGACGTTCATCAAGAACCCACTCATGTGGCTTCAGACGCTGAGCAAGTACAGGGCCACTCACAGTGCAGGCCCCAACTTCGCATTGGAGCTCGTAATTCGGAGGCTTGAGTCAGACAAGGCCAAGACCCATTACTATGATCTCTCATCCTTGGTTTTCTTCATGGTTGCTGCAGAACCTGTTAGGCAGAAGACACTAAAGAAGTTTGTCAAGCTTACCCGACCTTTTGGCCTTTCTGAGGAAGTTATGGCTCCAGGTTATGGCCTTGCTGAAAATTGCGTCTTTGTGAGTTGCGCGTTTGGCAAAGGGAAGCCGATCCTGGTAGACTGGCAGGGGAGAATTTGTTGTGGGTATGTAGTTTCAAACGACGAAGATGTAGATCTCAGAATAGTCGATCCCGATAAAGGTgtagagaaagaagaagggaCTGAAGGAGAGATTTGGATTTCTAGTCCTAGTGCCGGAATCGGGTATTGGGGCAGAGATGAGCTTAGCCACAAAACTTTCAGGAATGAACTTCCAAACTACATGGGAAGAAAGTATACGAGAACGGGAGACTTGGGTCGAATAATCGATGGGAAGTTGTTCATCACTGGAAGAATCAAGGATCTAATAATCATAGCCGGAAGAAACATATACTCCGCAGATGTAGAAAAGACTGTTGAGAGCACATCAGAGCTCTTGCGTCCCGGGTGCTGCGCTGTCGTCGGAGTTCCTGAGGATGTTCTCTCCACAAAAGGAATCTCTGTTCCTGATATGTCAGACCAGGTAGGACTTGTTGTCATTGCCGAGGTTAGAGATGGAAAACCTGTGGATAAAGATGTTGTTAAACAGATCGAGGCCCGTGTGGCGGAGGAACACGGGGTGGCTGTTGCTTCAGTAAAGCTGATCAGACCTCGAACTATCAGTAAAACGACTTCAGGGAAGATCAAGAGGTTCGAATGCCTCAAGCAGTTCGTTGACGGGACGCTCAACGTGGTCCCAGATCCAATTGTCTCGAAGCGATCTTTGACTCGGTCCTTCACCACCGGAACTTGCCAGGCAGGGAGAACTCCTCGACCGGAGCTGAGCACAAGTCTTTTATCACCACCAAGTCATACATTAGGCAACAATGAGATCGTGGAGTTTCTCAAAGGGCTCGTGAGTGATCAAACAGGAATTCCCATCAAGAACATCTCTCCTACTGAAAGCCTCACTTCTTATGGAATCGACTCAATCGGAGTGGTGAGAGCTGCCCAGAAACTCTCGGACTTCCTCGGGGTTCCTGTTGGAGCAGTAGACATCTTCACCGCCACATGTATTGCCGATTTGGCAAACTTCTCCGTAGGCCTCCTAATGAGGTCTCAGCCCCAACAAAAAACTGCTGCAGCAAACCTTCCCGAGCCTGAGATTCTCTCTTCCCAATTTGCGACTGATGCTTCAAGGTTCCATCAGTTGGGTATCTGGTGCTTCCAACTTATCGCTCTTCTTTATGTTTCCATGATGCTCATCCTCCCCGCTTACTTGTCAGTTTCGGGCTTTTCAAGTTTGGTCTTGAGCCTCCAAGGATTGACAGACGGGTTTCCCTGGGTTTCTTACACCCTATCACTGATACTAGCTCCTTTTTCATGGATCACATGCATGGTTTTGACGAGCTTTTCAATTGCATTCCTTGGAAACTCTTTCTTGAAACCAAACTATGCATTGACTCCGGAGGTATCAATCTGGTCCTGTGGTTTTGTCAAGTGGTGGGCGCTCTACAAAGCCCAGGAGGCTTCTTCGAGAGTCCTTGCAGTGCATCTCAGAGGAACAGTGTTCCTCAAGTACTGGTTTGAGATGCTTGGAGCAAGAATAGGATCATCTGTTTTGCTTGATACAGTGGATATAACGGACCCTTCGCTCGTGTCAATTGGAAATGGAGCTGTGATTGCTGAAGGAGCTCTGATTCAGGGTCACCAGGTTAACAATGGTATCCTGCAATTCCAACCAATAAGAATAGGCAGGAATTCTACTATTGGCCCGTATGCTGTGATTCAGAAAGGAAGCATTTTAGGCGACGATTCCAATGTACCAGCCCTCCAAAAAGTCGAAATTGGGAAGCCTGTTCCTAGGTCAACCCGAATGACTAATCCTCAAAAG GGTGTCATACCAGCAAATCCCCAAGACGAGGCTGTTTACCACTTCATTGGCATCTACAGCATCGGGTTCCTCAGCTCCCTCTCTGCTGCTATTGTTTATTTCCTATACATTTGGGTCTTTCAACAGTTGCCTTCCCTTCAACATCTTACTTTTATCTGCATCTCGGGATCATTACACTGGATACCATTCACCCTCGTATCCTATGCAACAATATTCACTAGTCTACCTGCAGACCCGGCCTTCTTTGCCATCGCTCTGGCCATTTCCTACTTTGCCCACGGCTTGATCCTCTGCCTGTTTACATCCATCCTGACCCGTTTACTTGGTGACCAAGAAAATCAGACCCAGTCACACCTCAAAATTTGGCTTTCCCACCGAATCTCCATAGCCTGCCATCTCAGGTTTGCCAAACTTCTATCCGGAACCGAGGCCTTTTGCATCTACTTAAGGCTTCTAGGGGCAAAAGTGGGCGAGCACTGTTCGATTAGAGCCATTAACCCGGTCGCTGAACCGTGGATGATTTCGCTTGGTGCTGGAGTGCACCTGGGTGACTTCAGCAGGTTGATCCCAGGATTCTACTCTGCTGCTGGATATGTCCGGAATAAGATTTCCGTGGAGGATAATTCTGTCATCGGGAGCCAAAGCCTTGTCCTTCCTGGTTCCACAGTTGAAAAGGATGTCATTCTCGGGGCGCTGTCAATCGCTCCAATGAACTCAGTCCTCCAGAGAGGAGGAGTTTACATTGGGTCTCAGAATCCTACAATGATCAAGAACACGATGCACGCTTTGGATGAAAGGATAGAAGAGATGGATGCGAAGTATAAGAAAATCGTTGGGAATTTGGCAGCAAATCTTGCTGCCACGACTCTCAAGGTCAGGACGAGATACTTCCATCGGATCGGTGTCAGCGGGAAAGGATACTTGAAGCTCTACGATGATATCAAAGGCTTGCCTGATCACAGTATGTTTGGTCCGGGAAGGAAATACCCATTGATAATTAGGCATAGCAACAGTTTGAGTGCCGACGATGATGCAAGGATTGATGCTCGGGGAGCATCAGTAAGAATACTTTCAGAAGGCAGCGGATCTCCACTTCTCGACCTGACCCTCAAGACGGGCAAGGCCTTTTATGCTCGCACAATCTCAGATTTCGCAACGTGGCTTGTGTGTGGGCTCCCAGCCAGGGAAGAGCATGTCAAGCGGGTTCCACACATCCGTGACGCAGTGTGGAACTCTCTGCGAAGGGCCAACTCATATGCCGAGATGCATTACTACTCCAACATATGTAGGCTGTTTCGGTTTAAGGATGGAAAGGAGATGTATGGAAAGTTCAAGCTGAGGCCTTATGATGAAACAATCGGCGAAGATTCGGGGAAGGTTGAGCCCTTGGGAATCCTCCCACCCGAAACAGGAGCCATCCCCAGGGACGAGGATGACACTCGACCATTACTCTTCCTCGACAAAGATTTTAAGACCCGCGTGGAATCACCGGGGGGTGTCCGCTACATATTCCAACTCCAACTCCGTCCAATCCCAGACGACGAATCTGCTCGGGATATTGCCCTCGACTGCACCAAGCCATGGGATGAGGAACAATTTCCAAAAATAGACATCGGGGAGATTGGTATCGATCAAAATCTCAGCAAAGAAGACTCAGAAAGTCTGGAATTTAATCCATTTCTCCGGTGCCATGAGGTGGATGTGATCCGGGCCATGTCAAGCTCTCAGAGCGCCTCGATCGATCACGGTCGTTCGCTGATTTACGAGATATGCCAGCATCTTCGGAATGGAGACCCTCTTCCTCAGTCCTGGAGGGTTTTCCTGGAGCAATCTGACGTTAAAGTTGACCTCTCGGGTTGTCCAATGGCAGCTGCCCTCGAGAGGAAGGCCGACAATGAGAGAGTGACCCTAGCCAGAACCTGGTACCAGACCACATGGGCCCTGCTCGTCCAACCACTGCTGCAGACGATTTTCCCATACTTCCTCTTAGGACTGATCATCTATGCTCCACTGAACTCGGTTCTCCGGTACAAGAGCACCGCGAGTACGAATGTGCATTGGCTCCTCCCCCTGTTCTGGGTCTCTTCAGGGATCCTGGCGGCACTGTCATGCGTCATTGCCAAATGGGTTCTCGTCGGTAAGAAGGAGGAAGGCGAGAACATGTTCATCTGGAGCCGAGGGGTCTTCATGGACACGATATGGCAGGCTTTCAGGACCATCGTCGGGGACTACTTTGTGGATGTGACCTGCGGGTCCCACTGGTACCTCCTCTGGATGAAGCTCATGGGGTCCTACGTCGAGCTCGAGCATGGGGCCTACGTGGACTCCATGGGAGCCACGCTCAACCCCGAGATGGTCGTGATCGAGGGAGACGGATGTGTGGGGAAGGAAGCCTTGCTGTTCGGGCACGTATACGATGGGGAAGGAGGGCAAGTGAAGTTTGGGAAAGTCGTGATCGAGGAGGGCGGGTTTGTGGGGAGCCGGGCCGTGGCCATGCCCGGCGTGACCGTGGAGAGCGGAGGGAGCCTCAGCGACCTCTCGCTTGCGATGAAAGGCGAGACCGTGAGGTCGAGGTAA